GATGACTAAACAAGAATTATATATATGTCCAAGTGTAAAGACTGCAATACACCATTACACCCTCACTCGGGCCAGTAGTGCACAGATCATGCAATGTTTGATCCACTGCATTGCAGCTGTTTCCAACGATGCAGAGAATACACTGTAGATTTTACAAGTAAAAGGCAACTTGGAAGCTACACAAATATAGCTTCTATATTAAACTGCAGTTATTTACGCTTTACAGCACAGGGGAAAATAATGTCGATGTTTCAAGAAACTAACGGAAAGATGCACTAGTCCACATAATGCTATCAGCAGCTACACATATATAACTGAACTTAAGCTTCCATATGTCATTGAGATAGCGAACAAACAAAAGTCGAAaataaatagtaaaattatAAAACAAGGCCTCACCATTGTAGTTGGCAAAGAGGCAGCACAAACCCCTTCTCTCTTAAGTGTACGCTCATCCACTCTTGATGCTACAACCTACAATTAAAGGAATTACAAACAGATAAGCAAGAAATGATACAGAAATGAAAAATGTAAGGGAAGTACATAGGGGAAAATCATTGTCAAGACAGAATAACCATTAAAATTGTAGCAACGAAAATGCTAGACCTGACAATATGAAAAGCACATCCACAGACCACAATCTTAAATTATCAAATGTATAAGCCCCCCATCAAACCAGAGTAGCAAATAAAAGATCATAAGAACATACcaatggaggagcacatgcaaagcATGCAGTTTCACCTGGAACCAGCAGTTGTATATGACCAGAAACAGCATCTTCTGAGACACCTGATACATAAATATCACATTAATTGCTGTTCACATTATCGAGATTAATGTTAAATTGTTAATAGAGGGCTAGCATTGAATTAGAAGCTAACAAACAGGCTATGTCAGAGTTGCATTGTTGTTATGTGTTCTATAAGGATAGGAATGTAATCTAGGCTTCAATACATATTTGGGCCTGTATTTCTGTGGACTGCAATACTATTTTCCAACCCAATTATGTGGAGCATAGATTTTCTTTCAATCCATGATCGTGCCTAACTAGCTTGAATATTGTTGCAAAAATTTAGTAGTAATGCAGCACAACAGAATCCTAACAGAACATTGGTATCCTGTTTAAATGCGTGCTTTGCACAACTTGAGCAATTCCCAAGGTTTAATGAATGACCAAGTATGTTGGCTGAAGTACATACTACATAGTAAATTATTATTAGTGGTATAAAAGAAGGTATGGAAACTACACAGCCAAGCTGGCTTCACACTTTTGAAATGCAACTAGGGTATACAGCGAGACACAATGGCGGCATGACACAAGAATAGTTGGCAATAAGTATGATATCCAAACTAGAAATAAAGTTATGAAATGTTTTGCTGTCAAGTGTCAATAAATGTGATTTATAACTTACCAGACTCCATCCAAGTCTGACCAAGCTCATTGCATGCCTGAAAATCAGGTAGAAAGAACTAATAAGCCAATGACACCAATGAATGGCACAAAAATACATATCTATGCATCTAATGTCAATGTAAGGCACAGGGAGGATGGATAAAAACTAATTTACTTTTTTTGTGGACAACTCACCTGATTCACAACCATACGAGCTTCATAGTTATCAACACAGCTCAAGACAAGATCAACTCCAGTGCTACGCTCATGAGAGCTCCTGGCTTTTAGGCTTGCCAAAAATGTTTCAAACCCTTTGACTGTAGTAATATTCAATGAGTAGCTCTGCAGCAGAAAAGCTAGTTGGTTTTCTTATAAACAGGAGGAATATAGTGGTACTGTTACACCATCCAATACATCCCAAGAAATGCATGCTATTTTGTACTTCATATGACAATGACAACTTGCCACCTTGGAGTACGAAATAAATTAGTGAAAAGTAGACGACATTTGGCATGGATAGTTCGAAAACTGCACATCCCAGGTTTTGTCACTTCTACCAAAAACTAACAGTGCTCTGGATTTGATGAAACAATTGGTTTATTGAAGTAGGAAGAGGCATAACTGATAAATACTGATACTGGGCATAGTTTCTTACCTCCAACACAACATCAGGATTTATTCCAGAAAGCGTCTGTACAGCAGCATCTGTTTTTGTCATTCCAACCTATCAAAACATAGGAACTGAATATGAATCACAGTCTGATTTGGATTATTTTCTACAGAGCAGTGAATAAAAGTACTTCAACATAAAATGTTTCGGTGTAAAACAAACAATTATGGAGTATGAAGAGATGAGACAAATATATAGCATACAATACTGGAAGCTTACCTGTTCTGGACGAAAGAACAACCTATTCATGTTAGCCAACTCGACTGTGTCATAGTCATACAACAAGAGACGTCCGATTCCACACCTAGTGAGCATCTCTGCAGCAACACTACCAACACCACCTATGCCCTGCAAAGCATATGGCATTAATCAAAGGTTTGCTCTGAGTTGAATTTCCACAATTATGTTGTGCTTCAAATATTTTCATGTATGCTGCGATAAAGCTACAAGATACCTTCTCCTTTCAAACTTAGGATTATTGTACTAAAGCAAGATAAAATTAATACTAACATACAGAAATAATAACAACAGCTGGTTTTTCATAATATGTATTATAACTACATTTTCCTTATTAAGCACCTGGTACATGGTACAGCTAGACTATTCTCCAGAGCAATTCAAGTATCGTGTGGTCTCCAATAATAATTGAGTTTCGCGATATCCACATGGCATATTCGGTGCATACATAGTACCTTGGAGAGACCTCATCTACTCAAGGCATACGATCCATGCCAATTTCAGAATTTCGTGCCGACATAACTAAATTGAAGAGTTGCAATGCCAAACTAGGCGAGAAGGACGCTTACAACGATGGCGATGGAGTAGTCCCTGATGCGCTCATAATTCTCCACGACGCCCATCCGCTGCAGCGCCATAAGCCTGCTGTAAGGGTTGCTGTCCACCACCTCCGCGCTCATGTCCTGCACCCCCAATTTCGCGCGCGCAAAGTGAAATTCACAAGCTGTCCGAAGATGTACCGCCCAATCAGCAGCGCGCCGCGCCCTCAGCGTCAGATCGTACCTTGATCTTCGATCGcgaagcggcgccggcggccgggttcATCATCGCCACCACCCGCTCCCGCATCTAGCAGTAAGAGGAACAGGGATCGATAACTGGAAAGGCACGGAACAAAGGGGAGATGCCGAGGCAAACTGCCGAGATCcagggagcggcgcggcgggagagGGGGGTTACCCGATCGATGGAGGCGGGGTCGTCGGGGCGCTGCCTGAGCGCGTCGAGGTCGCGGAGCAGCGCCTgaagctgctcctcctccatggccgcctcgccgcggcttgcttgctgctctgctccgccgccgccggtggccggtGACACGGACACGGCCCGTATGGTTTGCGCTGTGTGCTAGAGTGAATAGTAATACTTTTACAGCtaattacagtgtcaaaca
This window of the Panicum virgatum strain AP13 chromosome 1K, P.virgatum_v5, whole genome shotgun sequence genome carries:
- the LOC120702629 gene encoding ubiquitin-like modifier-activating enzyme 5; its protein translation is MEEEQLQALLRDLDALRQRPDDPASIDRMRERVVAMMNPAAGAASRSKIKDMSAEVVDSNPYSRLMALQRMGVVENYERIRDYSIAIVGIGGVGSVAAEMLTRCGIGRLLLYDYDTVELANMNRLFFRPEQVGMTKTDAAVQTLSGINPDVVLESYSLNITTVKGFETFLASLKARSSHERSTGVDLVLSCVDNYEARMVVNQACNELGQTWMESGVSEDAVSGHIQLLVPGETACFACAPPLVVASRVDERTLKREGVCAASLPTTMGVVAGLLVQNALKYLLNFGQVSPYLGYNSLKDYFPTMEMRPNPQCSNPACVQRQKEYMDSKPARDAAAKAKMEAEASAASEGPVHQDNEWNISVVDDEDTASSSIRSTADVLPEGLVRELPAADLYPELPAAASSSAIDDDLEELQRQLDALNSS